From Acidaminococcus timonensis, the proteins below share one genomic window:
- a CDS encoding double zinc ribbon domain-containing protein, producing MSKKCKQCGCELEDDALFCVQCGAKQDPVVKCPKCGHVNPADNDFCTECGTRLKEAKPADGTPGGTQPSAESQQAPETSAEVVVAEPVDEGQSGGGNGGFQNFQMPPVPPEGNGKKKKILAIIGAIVVALGLFFAFGGSSKPIQVKSSEIVDDYIRDQSSGDKKYKDKTVQVSGKVKWKGQFNNSQNYSITLESKNNGGKTYQVLVDVPAKRASIVNGLKTGDFVNVKGECVGIVKQKSPTVISVQIKSTKINDQDAD from the coding sequence ATGTCTAAGAAATGCAAACAGTGCGGCTGCGAACTGGAAGATGATGCTCTGTTCTGCGTCCAGTGCGGCGCCAAACAGGATCCGGTGGTGAAGTGTCCCAAATGCGGCCATGTGAACCCGGCGGACAATGACTTCTGCACCGAATGCGGAACCCGGCTGAAGGAAGCCAAACCGGCAGACGGGACCCCTGGAGGCACCCAACCGTCGGCTGAATCGCAGCAGGCCCCGGAAACGTCTGCTGAAGTGGTGGTGGCAGAACCGGTGGATGAGGGCCAGAGCGGCGGTGGAAACGGAGGCTTCCAGAATTTCCAGATGCCGCCGGTGCCGCCAGAAGGCAATGGGAAGAAAAAGAAAATCCTGGCCATCATCGGAGCCATCGTGGTGGCCCTGGGGCTGTTCTTCGCCTTTGGGGGCAGCAGCAAACCCATCCAGGTCAAATCCAGTGAAATAGTGGATGACTACATCCGGGACCAGAGTTCCGGAGATAAAAAATACAAGGACAAGACCGTCCAGGTTTCCGGGAAGGTAAAATGGAAAGGACAGTTCAACAATTCCCAGAATTACAGCATCACCCTGGAAAGCAAGAACAACGGTGGCAAGACCTACCAGGTGCTGGTGGATGTGCCGGCCAAACGGGCCAGCATCGTCAACGGCCTGAAAACGGGCGATTTCGTCAATGTGAAAGGGGAATGCGTGGGCATCGTGAAACAGAAGAGCCCCACTGTGATCAGCGTCCAGATCAAATCCACCAAGATCAATGACCAGGATGCGGACTGA
- a CDS encoding ABC transporter permease — MTGWSLFRQQVRCICRKELLAIWKDKAFRQILVIPVLVLGIVFGYTATFNVENVTYAVLDQSHSEASTSLLATLDGTHFFTRVAELQNSSQIQDPIDREEAMVVLSIPPDFATKLQRGERAPLQVITDGRNTMTASLASAYTGRVVQQWMAARTGQRPPLSVDARTWFNPNQLTLWYFAPGILGMMVFAQVIMLAGMSVAREREEGTFEQLLVTPAPPLVLLIGKAFPPVLVGLLQGTILLLLDLFWFRVPFEGSVATLYLVLFIYLLSSTGIGLSISSLCSSMQQVQVYAYVYLIPNCLLSGVATPVRNMPQFLQILTYADPLRFALDAIRRIYFEGAGMTVIFWDLVPMTIVAILTLWMAGVLFRKNLA, encoded by the coding sequence GTGACCGGTTGGAGCCTATTCCGTCAGCAGGTGCGCTGCATCTGCCGCAAGGAACTGCTGGCCATCTGGAAGGACAAGGCCTTTCGGCAGATCCTGGTGATCCCCGTTCTGGTACTGGGCATCGTGTTCGGGTACACGGCCACGTTCAACGTGGAGAATGTGACCTATGCGGTGCTGGATCAGAGCCATTCCGAGGCGTCCACGTCTCTGCTGGCCACCCTGGACGGCACCCACTTCTTCACCCGGGTGGCAGAGCTGCAGAACAGCAGCCAGATCCAGGACCCCATCGACCGGGAGGAGGCCATGGTGGTGCTGTCCATCCCGCCGGATTTCGCCACGAAGCTGCAGAGGGGAGAACGGGCGCCGCTGCAGGTGATCACTGACGGCCGGAACACCATGACGGCCAGCCTGGCCAGCGCTTATACAGGCCGGGTGGTGCAGCAGTGGATGGCGGCCCGCACCGGCCAGCGGCCGCCCCTTTCTGTGGACGCCCGCACCTGGTTCAACCCCAACCAGCTGACCCTGTGGTACTTCGCACCGGGCATTCTGGGTATGATGGTATTCGCCCAGGTGATCATGCTGGCGGGTATGAGCGTAGCCCGGGAGCGGGAGGAGGGCACTTTCGAGCAGCTTCTGGTGACTCCGGCGCCGCCGCTGGTGCTGCTGATCGGCAAGGCGTTCCCGCCGGTACTGGTGGGTCTGCTCCAGGGCACCATCCTGCTGCTGCTGGATCTGTTCTGGTTCCGGGTACCCTTTGAAGGCTCTGTAGCCACCCTGTACCTGGTGCTGTTCATCTACCTGCTTAGTTCCACGGGCATCGGGCTCAGCATTTCGTCCCTGTGCAGTTCCATGCAGCAGGTGCAGGTGTATGCCTATGTGTATCTGATCCCCAACTGCCTGCTGTCCGGGGTGGCCACCCCGGTGCGGAATATGCCTCAGTTCCTGCAGATTTTGACCTACGCCGATCCCCTGCGGTTCGCTCTGGATGCCATCCGGCGGATCTATTTCGAAGGGGCGGGGATGACGGTGATCTTCTGGGACCTGGTCCCCATGACCATCGTGGCCATCCTGACCCTGTGGATGGCCGGGGTGCTGTTCCGGAAGAATCTGGCGTGA
- a CDS encoding M20/M25/M40 family metallo-hydrolase, translating into MNEIMRQIVNDYIEKHMPDYLRYLYDVISIVSPTGSEQKKAAWILDQVYGLGFDSAYQDEAGNVIVPHHIDGVEKFPLYTAHMDTVFAGIDAITPDIEGNTLRAPSCGDNSSDVAALLFLLQMMRDLKQKTPAVFAFNVGEEGLGNLKGSKALTDAFGDRLSYFMAVDGNNDRFVNLAVGSHRYAVHVVTAGGHSYAAFGNANAINEAAAIIRDFYALKVPRDPRTTYNVGTIQGGTTVNSIAAEVEFTVDMRSVSATELDKLDAAFHRILKDHTSDKVQVETLLLGKRPCSDGVKHHEIYDRICRIRKREGLQTVFSASSTDANIPLSRGIPAIAFGISKGKGAHTLQEELDMTSLEPGLKQLAAFIWDL; encoded by the coding sequence ATGAACGAGATCATGCGTCAAATCGTCAACGATTATATCGAAAAGCACATGCCGGACTATCTCCGGTACCTGTATGATGTGATTTCCATTGTTTCTCCCACCGGGTCGGAACAGAAAAAGGCAGCCTGGATCCTGGATCAGGTATACGGCCTGGGGTTCGACAGCGCCTATCAGGATGAGGCCGGGAACGTGATCGTACCCCACCATATCGACGGGGTGGAAAAGTTCCCCCTCTATACGGCTCATATGGATACGGTGTTTGCCGGCATCGACGCCATTACCCCGGACATCGAGGGGAACACCCTGCGGGCTCCTTCCTGCGGAGATAACAGCAGCGATGTGGCGGCCCTGCTGTTCCTCCTTCAGATGATGCGGGACCTGAAGCAGAAAACCCCGGCGGTATTTGCTTTCAATGTGGGCGAAGAGGGACTGGGAAACCTGAAGGGCAGCAAGGCCCTGACGGACGCCTTCGGCGACAGACTCAGCTATTTTATGGCCGTGGATGGCAACAATGACCGGTTCGTGAACCTGGCCGTGGGCTCCCATCGGTATGCAGTCCATGTGGTCACGGCCGGGGGCCACAGCTATGCGGCTTTCGGCAATGCCAACGCCATCAACGAGGCTGCGGCCATCATCCGGGATTTCTACGCCCTGAAAGTGCCCAGGGATCCCCGCACCACCTATAACGTGGGGACCATCCAGGGAGGGACCACGGTGAACTCCATTGCTGCGGAAGTGGAATTCACCGTGGACATGCGGTCCGTGTCGGCCACCGAACTGGATAAGCTGGACGCGGCGTTCCATCGGATCCTGAAGGACCATACCAGTGACAAGGTGCAGGTGGAGACCTTGCTTTTGGGTAAGCGGCCCTGCAGCGACGGGGTGAAGCACCACGAAATCTACGACCGGATCTGCCGGATCCGGAAGCGGGAAGGTCTGCAGACGGTATTCAGCGCCAGCAGCACCGATGCCAACATTCCCCTGAGCCGGGGGATCCCGGCCATTGCCTTTGGCATCAGCAAGGGGAAAGGAGCCCACACCCTCCAGGAAGAGCTGGACATGACCAGCCTGGAACCGGGCCTGAAGCAGCTGGCTGCGTTCATCTGGGATCTGTAA
- a CDS encoding SH3 domain-containing protein codes for MAKFCPHCGNQLSEEEKFCPVCGTPVGKPAASAQPKTGEAGNGQPGNSGNQPGLKGAAAFQPQRVPSQGGGKKKWIAGVVLLLLLATGAGIFFAQQKDGKSTAGSKPPVTQEEKKQDTPNSEEQSKAKAAGQGEKSQKETKKSYGKITGTDVRLRAGAGTNTDIVDYFEEGETVEITGRKNNWYQVKRDNGQTGYVSVQFCRRL; via the coding sequence ATGGCGAAGTTTTGTCCCCATTGTGGGAATCAGCTCAGTGAAGAGGAAAAATTCTGCCCGGTCTGCGGCACTCCAGTGGGGAAACCCGCGGCCTCGGCTCAGCCGAAAACCGGCGAGGCCGGCAACGGACAGCCGGGAAACAGCGGAAATCAGCCAGGATTGAAAGGAGCAGCCGCCTTCCAGCCCCAGCGTGTTCCGTCCCAGGGCGGCGGAAAGAAAAAATGGATCGCTGGTGTGGTCCTGCTGCTCTTGTTGGCAACTGGGGCGGGAATCTTCTTTGCCCAGCAGAAGGATGGAAAAAGTACGGCTGGATCCAAACCGCCGGTGACCCAGGAAGAGAAAAAACAGGATACTCCCAATTCCGAGGAACAGTCCAAAGCCAAGGCAGCTGGCCAGGGAGAAAAGTCCCAGAAAGAGACCAAGAAATCTTATGGGAAGATCACCGGTACCGACGTGCGGCTCCGGGCCGGCGCGGGAACGAATACGGATATCGTGGACTACTTCGAGGAAGGTGAAACTGTAGAGATCACCGGACGGAAGAACAACTGGTACCAGGTGAAACGGGATAACGGTCAAACC
- a CDS encoding ABC transporter permease — MKDGLRRIRALTVKEFREVLRDNSSLAMGILLPIILILVIGYGITLDVKHAPIGVVLEDTSPEAQRVVDFVDGSDYFKPTYLTNMPQAVKALEQRKIDAILRVPPDFSRQLHQGDGRLQLLLYGTDTTTAMSIQSYVETAVAQWSAKQLAARGIGAVDLETRLWFNDAHESTWYFIPGLILMVVTLIGVLLTAGVMAREYERGTFESLFVTPVKKGEVIVAKVIPYFCIALLGVFICLVLSRFLFQVPLVGSLALLLFLSIIYLLTALGIGLVISVVTKAQFMATQVALLVSFLPSIMLSGFLFDLRSTPRWVQWIAEFLPFKHYLVSLKTIFLAGNLWPVILPQTAAMVAFMALFLGLALKIIRKKVE, encoded by the coding sequence ATGAAAGACGGTCTGCGCCGGATCCGGGCGCTTACGGTGAAAGAGTTCCGGGAAGTCTTGCGGGACAACTCCAGCCTGGCCATGGGTATTTTGCTGCCCATCATCCTGATCCTGGTCATCGGCTATGGCATCACCCTGGACGTGAAGCATGCCCCCATCGGGGTGGTGCTGGAGGATACGTCCCCGGAAGCCCAGCGGGTGGTGGATTTCGTGGACGGCTCGGACTATTTCAAACCAACGTACCTGACGAACATGCCCCAGGCGGTGAAGGCCCTGGAGCAGCGGAAAATCGACGCCATATTGCGGGTGCCTCCTGATTTCAGCCGGCAGCTCCACCAGGGGGACGGCCGCCTGCAGCTGTTGCTGTACGGCACGGACACCACCACGGCCATGAGCATCCAGAGCTACGTGGAAACGGCGGTGGCCCAGTGGTCGGCCAAACAGCTGGCGGCCCGGGGTATCGGGGCCGTGGACCTGGAGACAAGGCTGTGGTTCAACGACGCCCACGAAAGCACCTGGTACTTCATCCCCGGCCTGATCCTCATGGTGGTGACCCTGATCGGGGTACTGCTCACCGCCGGGGTCATGGCCCGGGAATACGAACGGGGCACGTTCGAATCCCTGTTCGTGACGCCGGTGAAAAAGGGCGAAGTGATCGTGGCCAAGGTGATTCCCTATTTCTGCATCGCCCTGCTTGGGGTATTCATCTGTCTGGTGCTGTCCCGGTTCCTGTTCCAGGTGCCTCTGGTGGGGTCCCTGGCCCTGCTGCTGTTTTTGTCGATTATCTACCTGCTCACGGCCCTGGGCATCGGCCTGGTGATCTCCGTGGTGACGAAGGCCCAGTTCATGGCCACCCAGGTGGCGCTACTGGTCAGCTTCCTGCCCAGCATCATGTTGTCGGGCTTTCTGTTCGACCTGCGGAGCACGCCCCGGTGGGTGCAGTGGATCGCGGAATTTCTGCCGTTCAAACATTATCTGGTGTCGTTGAAGACCATTTTCCTGGCCGGCAACCTGTGGCCGGTAATCCTGCCCCAGACGGCAGCTATGGTGGCGTTCATGGCGCTGTTCCTGGGCCTGGCCCTGAAAATCATCCGAAAGAAGGTGGAGTGA